A genome region from Sphingorhabdus sp. SMR4y includes the following:
- the rlmB gene encoding 23S rRNA (guanosine(2251)-2'-O)-methyltransferase RlmB, producing MARKNRSIKKTGGGLKFWGRHAVEAALDNPRRVIKKISITREALATLEIPDDIAVVISDVADLGRVIPRDAPHQGMVADVDPLPDIWLGDILDQQSDRPLLLLDQVTDPHNVGAILRSAAAFDAAAIITQDRHAPPESGVVAKSASGALEIVPWIRVVNLSRALDDIAEAGYWRIGLDGDAVDELEPAMGTGKIALVMGAEGEGLRQNVAAHCDTLARLPMSSKMESLNVSNAAAIALYAEYTRKQGE from the coding sequence ATGGCACGCAAGAACAGATCTATTAAGAAAACCGGTGGTGGTCTCAAATTCTGGGGACGGCACGCAGTGGAAGCCGCGCTCGACAATCCGAGACGGGTGATCAAGAAAATCTCAATCACGCGCGAGGCCTTGGCAACGCTGGAGATTCCCGATGATATCGCGGTTGTCATCAGCGATGTCGCCGATCTCGGGCGGGTGATTCCGCGCGATGCGCCACATCAGGGCATGGTTGCCGATGTCGACCCCCTGCCCGATATCTGGCTCGGCGATATTCTCGACCAGCAGAGCGACCGGCCGCTGCTGCTGCTCGATCAGGTGACCGATCCGCATAATGTCGGCGCGATATTGCGCTCCGCCGCGGCCTTCGATGCAGCTGCGATCATCACCCAGGACCGGCATGCGCCGCCCGAATCGGGTGTCGTGGCGAAATCGGCCTCGGGTGCGCTGGAAATCGTGCCGTGGATCCGCGTAGTCAACCTGTCCCGCGCGCTCGATGATATTGCCGAAGCCGGCTACTGGCGAATCGGCCTCGACGGCGATGCGGTCGACGAACTCGAGCCGGCCATGGGCACCGGCAAGATCGCGTTGGTCATGGGGGCGGAGGGCGAAGGCCTGCGACAGAATGTCGCAGCCCATTGCGATACATTGGCCCGCCTGCCGATGAGCAGCAAGATGGAAAGCCTGAATGTTTCCAATGCCGCTGCCATTGCCCTATATGCGGAGTATACCAGAAAACAGGGGGAATAG
- a CDS encoding 2Fe-2S iron-sulfur cluster-binding protein produces MPTIHVTGRDGEEKAVSVDAGTSVMEAIRDNGFDELLALCGGCCSCATCHVHIDADWKGKLPEMSEDEDDLLESSDHRDEFSRLSCQIELSDELDGLKVRIAEED; encoded by the coding sequence ATGCCAACGATTCATGTAACCGGCCGCGATGGCGAAGAAAAAGCAGTTTCCGTCGATGCCGGAACGAGCGTCATGGAAGCGATCCGCGACAACGGCTTCGATGAATTGCTGGCGTTGTGCGGCGGCTGCTGCTCCTGCGCGACCTGCCATGTCCATATCGACGCCGACTGGAAAGGCAAATTGCCGGAAATGAGCGAAGACGAAGATGACCTGCTGGAAAGCAGCGACCATCGCGACGAGTTTTCCCGTCTCAGCTGCCAGATCGAACTGTCCGATGAACTGGACGGATTGAAAGTCCGGATCGCCGAAGAAGACTGA